From Anopheles funestus chromosome 3RL, idAnoFuneDA-416_04, whole genome shotgun sequence, a single genomic window includes:
- the LOC125767176 gene encoding uncharacterized protein LOC125767176, translating to MDAQLKVLVKQREAVRRKLSRVSAALCDSDEQPNTNVKNVRFLQLQEKALANVYNECNEVQNKIYELTLSEADDEEQNDQYIEFEKVFNEVSLKLSMCLDSAPKMEAAAPVVPSILPQAQPYLPPLKVPLPTFDGSYEKWYSFKAMFTTVMNRYQQEEPALKLFHLRNSLVGKAAGIIDDELVNNNDYEAAWKILTQRYEDKRVVVDKHIENLFGLTKVSRDNAANLRKVIDTCTKNVEALKNHSFPVDGLGEQMLVNLIANKLDKKLRVAWETKQKKNVFSTYATLIEFLEEQCRIAEKLDTGVKPSTEAAKPRAVAKTLVVGESQQQEKCPICSAMHELRHCELFKQKSVSERHEIVKRCGACFNCLSNGHRIRACQSGSCRRCGKKHHSLLHEDNPSHVPASVAPTFVPAEAPTTLCAKEVDPERQTVLSTAVVLVDGLCSTPYPCRAILDSASQLNFVTERFANLLSIKMETTDVIVSSLNGNKTRLNRRLRTTIRSRSGDIVAELDFLVTPRITGELPSKSFDISQWPISSEQVLADPTFNRRGPVDMLIGADSFWNLMQDGRCELGPNRPVLRYTKLGWIAGGVIASDTTIVARTLCRTADDEPLIDLLRNFYKVESCDEPRSSPKADEEVCLAHFQRTHERTAEGRYVVRHPFNERKGELGDSRETALQRFLALERKLDKQPDLKEQYSQFIREYEKLGHMREIVEAPNEDPGSVFYLPHHCVLRPSSTTTKLRVVFDGSAKTSTGVSINDVLMTGPTVQNDLTAILLRFRGFRYVFTLDIPKMFRQVIVHPEDTRYQRIFWRYNRNDPLTVRELLTVTYGLGPSPFQATMALKQAANDHQDEFPRAAEVVNRGTYMDDTLTGANTLAEACQLQRDVTKLLAKACFSAHKWCANHSDIVAGVAEELRGNSFEVTDNTCKTTVKTLGITWNPFEDWFSVSVPDFDNLEGMTRRRLLSQLAKIFDPLGFFGPVITYAKLILREVGELKIEWDDPVPTEVNEKWQHFRTEMTALREVRVPRWISWEDVLQLELQGFADASDQAYGACLYIQGSFANEESRMQLICSKSRILPKKRNPKEKAITTPRAELLAALLLARMVVKFLNATELQIESVHLWSDSKIVLSWLKKPPELLQTYVSNRVREIQQLDQSFHWHYISTYENPADLISRGVTPKKLISSTMWWQPWPLQVITKNADELEIPDNELPEMRSGVTLTMTVPFERFAMFERLSSFTKMVRSMAYLVRFARFIKSRKTELVKVRLTAIEMRTATYVIVQMVQREAFQPDILALMDGANKNRRLNGLKAFWDPDDGILRVGGRIKRALIPYDSRHQMLLPAKHPVTEALIRELHNDNLHIGQRGLLAVVRQRYWPLNVKSIIRKVIRKCIVCFKANPLKTTQIMGDLPSYRVQPAPVFANTGVDYAGPFLIKSSTTRKPQITKAYVCLFVCLQTRAVHVELVSDLTTDAFLASLRRFTSRRGYPKTIRSDNATNFAGAKTELHELWRIFQNECATKKITDYCTDKGIDWSFIPPRSPHFGGIWEAGVKQVKHHLKRIVGERKLTYEELYTTLTQIEAVLNSRPLIPSSDDPSDYTAITPAHFLIGRELQTIPEPDYSILKENRLSRWQLVQSMLQHFWRRWTAEYLPELQNRSKWLKRKEIKVGFLVLLIDQNTPPLQWPLGRIVAVHPGDDGATRVVTVRMSNGAEFKRAVTEVCLLPLDEDGD from the coding sequence ATGGATGCTCAGTTGAAGGTTTTAGTGAAGCAACGCGAGGCAGTGCGTCGAAAGCTAAGTCGTGTGAGTGCAGCCTTGTGTGATAGCGATGAACAACCCAACACCAACGTAAAAAACGTGCGCTTCCTTCAGCTCCAAGAAAAGGCTTTAGCAAACGTGTACAACGAATGCAATGAAGTGCAGAATAAAATCTACGAACTAACGCTCTCTGAAGCCGATGACGAAGAGCAGAACGATCAGTACATCGAGTTTGAGAAAGTGTTTAACGAAGTTTCGCTGAAGTTGAGCATGTGCTTAGATTCCGCGCCCAAAATGGAGGCAGCAGCTCCAGTTGTGCCATCGATCCTGCCGCAAGCTCAGCCCTACCTTCCACCGTTGAAAGTGCCCTTACCGACGTTCGATGGATCGTATGAGAAGTGGTACTCATTCAAGGCTATGTTTACTACCGTAATGAATCGATACCAGCAGGAAGAACCAGCCCTGAAATTGTTCCATCTCCGGAACAGTCTGGTCGGAAAGGCGGCAGGTATCATCGACGACGAGTTAGTGAACAACAACGATTATGAAGCAGCTTGGAAGATCCTTACGCAACGCTACGAGGATAAACGGGTTGTCGTAGACAAACACATAGAGAACCTCTTTGGTCTAACCAAGGTCAGTCGCGACAATGCAGCAAACTTGCGTAAGGTGATCGACACCTGTACTAAAAACGTCGAGGCGTTGAAAAATCATAGTTTTCCGGTAGACGGTCTTGGTGAGCAAATGCTGGTAAACCTTATAGCCAACAAGTTGGATAAGAAACTAAGGGTTGCGTgggaaactaaacaaaagaaaaacgtgttTTCAACTTACGCTACATTGATCGAGTTTTTGGAGGAGCAATGTAGAATTGCAGAGAAGCTAGACACCGGCGTGAAACCTTCGACGGAAGCTGCGAAGCCAAGGGCAGTGGCAAAAACGCTAGTTGTCGGTGAATCTCAGCAACAGGAAAAGTGTCCAATATGCAGCGCCATGCATGAACTAAGACACTGTGAGCTTTTCAAGCAGAAGAGTGTCAGTGAAAGGCACGAAATAGTGAAACGGTGTGGCGCTTGCTTCAACTGTTTATCGAATGGTCACCGCATCCGAGCATGTCAGTCTGGTTCTTGCCGTCGATGTGGCAAGAAACATCACAGCTTACTCCACGAAGACAACCCTAGCCATGTTCCCGCTAGTGTAGCGCCAACGTTCGTGCCTGCTGAAGCTCCGACCACCTTGTGTGCAAAAGAAGTGGATCCGGAAAGACAAACCGTGCTCTCGACCGCAGTTGTTTTAGTAGACGGTTTGTGTAGTACGCCATACCCGTGCCGAGCAATTCTGGATTCTGCATCACAACTAAACTTTGTCACCGAACGATTTGCTAACCTTCTCtcgataaaaatggaaaccacGGACGTCATCGTAAGTAGTTTAAATGGTAATAAAACACGTTTAAACCGTAGGTTGCGCACGACGATCAGGTCTCGTTCCGGAGACATTGTTGCTGAACTGGATTTTCTAGTGACCCCACGAATCACTGGTGAACTTCCATCGAAGTCTTTTGACATATCACAGTGGCCCATCTCGAGCGAACAGGTGCTGGCCGACCCTACCTTCAACAGAAGAGGACCTGTCGATATGCTGATTGGCGCGGATTCTTTTTGGAATTTGATGCAAGATGGTCGATGCGAACTCGGTCCTAATCGACCTGTGCTGCGATACACGAAGCTAGGTTGGATAGCCGGCGGTGTGATTGCGAGTGATACGACGATCGTTGCGCGCACACTTTGCCGTACTGCTGACGATGAGCCGCTCATCGATCTGCTGCGGAACTTCTACAAGGTTGAATCCTGCGACGAGCCCCGCTCTTCTCCGAAGGCGGACGAAGAGGTGTGTCTGGCACATTTCCAACGCACTCACGAGCGAACTGCGGAGGGTCGGTATGTGGTTCGACATCCCTTCAACGAACGTAAGGGCGAGTTAGGAGACTCGCGTGAAACAGCGCTGCAACGTTTTCTGGCTCTGGAGAGAAAACTCGACAAGCAGCCGGACCTAAAGGAGCAATACTCGCAGTTCATCCGAGAGTACGAGAAACTCGGACACATGCGCGAGATTGTGGAAGCACCGAACGAAGATCCAGGGTCGGTGTTTTATCTACCTCATCACTGCGTGCTGAGGCCTTCAAGCACGACAACTAAACTCCGAGTCGTGTTTGACGGGTCGGCGAAGACGTCAACAGGTGTTTCGATAAACGACGTCTTGATGACTGGACCAACAGTCCAGAACGACCTCACTGcaattttgcttcgtttcagAGGTTTTAGATACGTCTTCACACTCGATATTCCGAAGATGTTTCGTCAGGTGATCGTCCATCCGGAAGACACTAGGTACCAGCGAATCTTTTGGAGATACAATCGGAACGATCCACTTACAGTAAGAGAGCTGCTCACGGTTACGTATGGCTTGGGACCCTCTCCATTCCAAGCAACCATGGCGCTCAAACAAGCTGCAAACGATCATCAGGACGAGTTCCCGAGGGCTGCCGAGGTGGTCAACAGAGGAACATATATGGACGATACACTGACGGGCGCCAATACACTTGCGGAAGCATGCCAACTACAACGAGATGTGACAAAATTGCTAGCGAAAGCTTGTTTCAGCGCTCATAAGTGGTGTGCTAATCATTCCGATATCGTTGCAGGAGTAGCAGAAGAGTTACGAGGAAATTCTTTTGAGGTTACCGACAACACCTGCAAGACGACCGTTAAGACGTTAGGCATTACATGGAATCCGTTTGAGGATTGGTTTTCGGTATCCGTTCCTGACTTCGACAACCTAGAAGGAATGACTCGGAGAAGACTTCTGAGTCAACTGGCCAAGATTTTCGACCCGCTTGGATTCTTTGGGCCAGTAATTACATACGCTAAGCTGATACTACGAGAGGTCGGCGAACTGAAAATCGAATGGGATGACCCAGTCCCCACCGAAGTCAACGAGAAGTGGCAACACTTCCGAACCGAGATGACAGCGCTGAGGGAAGTCCGAGTTCCAAGATGGATTTCCTGGGAGGATGTGCTCCAGTTGGAACTGCAAGGGTTCGCTGACGCATCCGACCAAGCCTATGGTGCATGTTTGTACATACAGGGATCTTTTGCCAACGAGGAGTCCAGGATGCAACTGATTTGCAGTAAGTCCCGAATTCTACCGAAGAAGAGGAATCCGAAGGAGAAGGCCATTACGACCCCTCGAGCTGAACTACTGGCGGCACTGTTACTAGCAAGAATGGTCGTAAAGTTCCTGAATGCTACGGAGCTTCAAATTGAGTCTGTTCACCTATGGAGCGATTCAAAAATCGTCTTGTCTTGGCTTAAGAAACCACCGGAGCTCCTGCAGACGTACGTTTCAAATCGGGTAAGGGAGATTCAACAACTCGACCAATCATTCCACTGGCATTATATTTCCACTTACGAGAATCCAGCCGATTTAATTTCCCGTGGAGTCACGCCTAAGAAATTGATTAGTTCAACGATGTGGTGGCAACCGTGGCCACTTCAAGTCATCACCAAGAATGCGGACGAATTGGAAATACCAGACAACGAGCTACCAGAAATGCGATCTGGAGTGACGTTGACCATGACTGTTCCTTTCGAACGTTTCGCGATGTTTGAGAGGTTGAGcagttttacaaaaatggTTAGGAGTATGGCCTACTTGGTGCGTTTTGCTAGGTTCATCAAGTCACGCAAAACGGAGCTGGTAAAGGTTCGACTCACAGCGATAGAGATGCGTACAGCGACGTACGTAATTGTGCAGATGGTTCAACGCGAAGCTTTCCAGCCAGATATCCTCGCGCTGATGGacggtgcaaacaaaaaccgtcgACTAAATGGACTGAAGGCGTTTTGGGATCCCGACGATGGCATTTTACGAGTAGGGGGTAGAATCAAGCGAGCTCTCATACCATACGATAGTCGTCACCAGATGCTGCTACCAGCTAAGCATCCTGTCACCGAGGCACTTATTCGTGAACTACACAACGACAACTTGCACATTGGACAAAGAGGTTTGCTTGCAGTTGTACGTCAACGGTACTGGCCACTGAATGTGAAGAGTATCATCCGTAAGGTAATACGAAAATGTATCGTATGCTTCAAGGCAAATCCATTGAAGACGACGCAGATAATGGGTGATTTGCCGTCGTATCGTGTTCAGCCAGCACCTGTCTTTGCGAATACAGGTGTGGATTACGCTGGTCCCTTCTTGATTAAGTCTTCAACAACTCGCAAGCCACAAATTACGAAGGCCTACGTCTGCTTGTTCGTATGCTTGCAAACTCGAGCCGTACACGTAGAATTGGTTTCGGACTTGACGACGGATGCCTTCCTTGCAAGCTTGCGACGATTCACCAGCCGTCGTGGATACCCGAAAACTATACGTTCTGACAATGCAACCAACTTTGCAGGGGCCAAAACGGAGTTGCATGAGCTTTGGCGTATTTTCCAGAACGAATGCGCCACGAAGAAGATCACCGATTATTGCACTGACAAAGGTATTGACTGGTCGTTCATACCACCTCGAAGTCCGCACTTTGGTGGTATATGGGAGGCTGGCGTGAAGCAGGTCAAACACCACTTGAAACGAATTGTtggtgaaagaaaactaaccTACGAGGAGCTCTACACGACGCTGACACAGATAGAAGCGGTATTAAATTCTCGACCTTTAATACCGAGCTCTGATGATCCGTCCGATTACACTGCAATCACCCCAGCACATTTCCTGATAGGAAGGGAATTGCAAACTATTCCTGAACCTGACTATTCTATCCTTAAAGAAAACCGTCTCTCACGATGGCAGTTGGTGCAGTCTATGCTGCAACACTTCTGGAGACGGTGGACTGCAGAGTATCTGCCGGAGCTGCAGAATCGTTCGAAATGGTTGAAGCGGAAGGAGATCAAGGTGGGATTTCTTGTGCTGCTGATAGACCAGAATACACCACCTCTGCAGTGGCCGCTTGGTAGAATAGTAGCTGTACACCCCGGAGATGACGGTGCAACGCGCGTCGTTACTGTTAGAATGTCGAATGGAGCGGAGTTCAAACGTGCGGTAACCGAAGTCTGTTTGTTGCCGTTAGACGAAGATGGAGATTGA